The following are encoded together in the Panicum virgatum strain AP13 chromosome 6K, P.virgatum_v5, whole genome shotgun sequence genome:
- the LOC120639265 gene encoding protein FAR1-RELATED SEQUENCE 12-like, with product MHLFVAKFNEFQSDSNDQEGKEGFVTNQVNRKMRTGLPIEDHAHTIYTRAMYEKFYNELFESGKYTIKSKIGQDEYVLTDARADMEDAAAYIHVRLQGTDRVTCECGLFEHMGMLCRHALKVLVHLDRQEIPPGNILHRWTKDCVERSLSEESKSSLIVHNDKLRKKMLLDKVFEIANREATLSETAFHQAMDAITGSSSPDPVLANSDYPNILTATFTGQLQPTACPPRTILGGRPPNTGLKS from the exons ATGCACCTGTTCGTCGCCAAATTCAATGAATTCCAAAGTGATAGTAATGACCAGGAGGGAAAGGAAGGGTTCGTCACAAACCAG GTGAATCGAAAGATGAGAACTGGTCTCCCAATAGAGGATCATGCACACACTATTTATACAAGGGCCATGTATGAGAAGTTTTATAATGAGCTATTTGAATCAGGCAAGTACACTATAAAATCCAAGATTGGTCAAGATGAGTATGTATTGACAGACGCAAGAGCAGACATGGAAGATGCTGCAGCTTATATCCACGTGAGGCTGCAAGGCACAGACCGTGTAACCTGCGAATGTGGCCTCTTCGAGCATATGGGCATGCTTTGTCGTCATGCACTAAAG GTACTTGTACATCTTGACAGGCAAGAGATACCCCCTGGCAACATACTCCATAGATGGACAAAAGATTGCGTTGAACGGTCACTTTCAGAAGAATCAAAGTCATCCCTCATAGTTCATAATGACAAACTGCGGAAGAAGATGCTGCTtgataaagtttttgaaattgcAAACAGGGAAGCGACCTTGAGCGAAACTGCATTCCATCAGGCCATGGATGCAATAACTGGATCTTCAAGTCCTGATCCAGTATTAGCTAATTCAGATTACCCAAATATATTGACAGCAACCTTCACTGGGCAGCTTCAACCTACTGCTTGTCCACCACGCACTATCCTAGGAGGTAGGCCTCCGAACACAGGTCTCAAGTCATGA